The window CCGTTTACAAGCGTCCTTGAAAACATCAAACTTCATGTCGGTGTTAACGTGTTCATCATAcacatgttttaaattaacctcatCTTGTTTGAATAGAATTAAGACGTTTGCATTGTCTCGTATTAGGTGTTTAGGTATCCGCGTATAGGTTTGCGTAAGGTAGAAcgaatcaatattattatgtCGTCCCATACAGAAAAATGATCGAATCTTATCCTGTTTATCGCATGCTACATCgtcaaatatgaaaattgagtTTTGTTTAGCTTCAGACGGATCTATAACGGCATCATTATCGATGAATCTATAAAGTCCTATTTCGGGTAACTGTTTCATaatcatttctaaaaattcatatttcggTTGATGTAAGGATTTTgagtatatataaatattttcaaaatttaaaccatttttatcgaaaatgaGATTTAACATCAAGTTGGTTTTCCCACATCCGCTCGGACCGCATACTATTGCTCGTATACTGTTCGGTATGAGATCGCCATGCCTACGACTGGTTATCGGTTTCACCATCGTTAACCGATCGAGATCGGTTAATGACATTGTGAGAGATGGGTGTTGCACTACACGcattataaaactaaaatgagTTTTAATCTTCATGTGCGGGTATATAAGGGATGTGAAAGCGTAAACCGCATCAGTTGAGTATGCTGTTTACTCGAGATAGTACATCTGCGACGGCGGGGGGAAGCGGAATACTTAATACACTTATCAATAAACTACCCGTTGAGTTACACGTTCCAGGCTATCAATTTTGTGGACCAGGAACAAAATTGAAGAAACGTTTGGCTAGAGGCGATAAAGGAATAAATCCATTAGATCGGGCTTGTAGAGAACACGATATAGCGTATTCGGACAATAATTCTTTAGAACAACGTCGCATGGCCGATAGACGTTTGGAGGAAAACGCTTGGGAGAGAGTGAAAGCGAAAGATTCGACATTGGGGGAAAAAGCATCAGCTTGGTTAGTTACAAACGCTATGAAAGTGAAACGAAAATTGGGAATGGGTCATAAgggacaaaaaataattaaaagattaaaagataaaaaaaataaaccgatAGCATTTAAAAGCGTGTTGGTAAAGCAAATCGCTAAAGATTTACCCAAAACAACAGATAATTTACGGGAAGCGGCTAGATTAGCTTTGAAAAGTGCTCGTATAGCTGTTAAATCCGCGGgtggaaagaaaaaagttaaaattccgCGTACAATCCCGTTACCTATTACAAGTGGTGGTATACTACCGATATTACCAGCCATATTTGCCGGACTATCAGCTCTCGGAGCGTTATCAGGCAGCGCGGCTGGTGTGTATCGCGCGGTGAAGAGTGGTCAAGAGGCTAAAGAGAAGTTGAAAGAAGCTGAACGACACAATAAGGCGATGGAAGCTATCGCGATTGGCGAAACCGGAAGTGgactttatattaaaaaatataaaaaaggattgggtttatatttaagtaaaaagcaacaaaaaaacttgtaaCTAGGCTACCTAATAGACCTCTAACAAATCtcgatataataaaatacgctaaaacacttaaaattccaaattttcgCGGAGTGTATATGCGAAATGGATTGCCTAAAGAAGGTCCTAAATATTATGAGTCAGCTGTTGTAAATTTAGATGATCACCGAGGTAGCGGAACCCATTGGGTAgcctataaaaaaattggcaATAGGGTGTTATATTTCGACAGTTATGGAGATCTAAAACCACCTaaagaacttttaaaatactttaaaaaatgtcaaattgtgTATAACcacgataattttcaaaaggaTAACCCGTATAACTGCGGtcaattatgtataaatttcCTACTTAACATAAGAAATAACTCATTTGAGTGAAAATGTCACAGACGTTCACACTGGTCAGTACAAAAAGCGAAATCTCCGAAGACTATTATCCGCCTATAGAATTAGACCCTAACTCGAGTTACTCGCTTGGTCTTATTGGATTCTATACGTATAACAGTATACCAAACATTGAACAAGGAGTAAACgataaattttactttaccGAAAAATTGCCCATTAATAAAAGCCGACAATCAACTATAGACGAGGGGGCATTACCACAGGAAATCAAAATTCCTACTGGTGCATATGAAATAACGGACATtgagaaatttttacaaaaagagATTTTACGTCGTATCGGATTGAATACGGTTGATGAtcctgaaaaatttttttcactcAAGGCTAACAATAACACCTTGCAGTGTGAAATAAAAAGCGATTATTTTGAGATAGATTTCTCTCAACCAAATACGATAGCTTCTATATTGGGGTTTTCCAATCGTAAACTAGATGTATCGATAAAGCATAAATCAGATCTTCCGGTAAATATAATACGTGTGACATCCGTTCGAGTGGAATGTAATATAATTTCCGGCTCGTAttacaataacaaattatcTCACACGCTATATGAATTCGCTCCAACTGTGGATCCTGGTTTCAGTATAAATATAGAGCCAAGGAACCCCATTTATTTGTCAGTGGACACCGATCGTCCGATATCGAACATTACACTAAGATTACTTGATCAGCGTGGTAAATTGGTAAACTTTCGTggagaagaaattgttattagaTTAGAATTAAAACGAACTTCATAATGGGGCTGTTGTTCCAATTAAAAGCCACCGATCCTCAACAGCGTTCATCtatcaaaagaaaacattataACTCAGGTGGAAAGAGAACATCTAGATCAGTTAAAAGAAAGACTTCATTGCGAGCGGACAACAGACGTTTTCTCGAGCAGTTTGGTTATCATGTCTacacaaaagttaaatatatacCGCGAACCCATCGTGGATAATTCGATCGCTAGAGAAGAAGTGCATAGTTACCATCCTTCcacaaattcttttcaaaataacgATATATTCACCATTGAACTAAACCAAgaagatgttttattttcgttcTTCGAAAGTTATATACGTATTGAGGGagattacaaagaaaaattaaacgatcCAACTGATACTATCCAGCTAACGCAcaacttaccaacatatcTATTTGAGTATATCGCATTTGAGCATAACGGTACTGAAATCGAACGGGTACGTGAACCCGGTTTAACATCATTGATTCGAACCCTACTTCAACAAAACGAAGTGGAATGCAAATCTTTAGAAATAGCTGGTTTAAAATGGCCACCCGAAGGAAATTTGCCTACAGTTAGTGCGAACAAGGATTTCACGTTTCAAATCCCATTAAGTCATATTTTCGGATTATTTAGGGACTATAATCACGTTATGAGAGGTCGCTTCAAATTTAGATTTGTTAGAAGTCGTACTGACTCCAATTGTTATAAATCTACATCAAAAGCCGATTCTAGCACCGCAGAGTTTACTGTAAAAACGGTTACATTGTTGGCGAAACATGTGTACCCAAGCCCATCTATAAAGATGAAGCTGTTAgatggtttaaataaaaacgcaAACATTCCCGTACCGTTTCGGAAGTGGTCTTTTTATGAGCTACCTTCAATGAGAAAGGGAAATAAAGAGATTTGGTCGGTCACGTCAACAACTAACAGAGGTAGACCTCAATACGTTATAGTTGCATTCCAAACCAATCGAAAGGATCAGCCGAATTCAGATTGTACACTTTTCGATCACTTGAACATTATAGATCTTAAAGTATATCTAAACTCATACTGCTATCCATTCGAGTCGATGAATTTGGAGTTTGCGAAAGAAAATTATGTTGAACTCTATAAAATGTATACCGAATTTCAACCATATATTTGGGAAACATCTCGAAAACAACCGATTATGGATTTCGCAAGCTTTAAAAAAAGACCTTTATTCGTGGTGGATACCACTAAGAATAACGATGAAGAAGCCGCCCCATCCGCATCATGTGAGGTGCGTATCGAAATTCAAAGCGGTAAAGATTTTCCGCCTGATACAAAAGCATACTGTATACTACTCCAAGAATCCATGTATACATACAAACCTTTGAGTGGGGAGGTATctgtaattataaattaaattacacatGAGGTCATATGTTAGTTTACAATATGAAGTTCAAAATCGCGGTTGTAGACGTTCAGGGGTTTTACATCAATTCTAAATTCGAAGTTAAAGAATTTACTCTTGTGGATATCACCACCGACTACATAATACATTTACACTTAAAAGCTAGTATACCATTCCAACAGTTAAACGTTCGAGATCGAAGATCAGTGAGATATTTGGAACGCAACCATCACAGGTTGCTATATAGCGATGGGTGGATAAATCAATCAGAAGGTCTAAATGTAATTGATACCTTAATTTCCTCCTACgatcaaatatttgttaagggAAATCAAAAGAAGCAGTTTTTGAAAACACGTAACAGCAATTCAATACTAACGGATATTGCGTTAGAATTTGCGGAAGAGGATgagactaaattaaattcatccAACAATCAATGTTGGTTCCACACCGGCTCTCCAGCAGTATGTTCACAAaacaatgtattaattttacaaaaatttttatataatcacAATAATGTTACTTGTATTTAAgttgtaaatataataatttttaaataaaaaattgattgtagttttattattataatagttgtaaaatttattgggAGAGGGTGGGGGTGTGAGTTatatcatataattaaaaaattaatgtattcagtttacaactaaatttgatgaaatatgGATGTTAACACTGGGTGTGAAATTTCTGAAAGCCCTTACTGGGtatcaattaataaacaatggaAGAAGTTTCGTGATGATatagagaaagaaaataaatttattggtgaAACCTTATATTCGATCGATAGATTTAACATAAAAGTTGGTATTAGTGTGGCGAGAGGTTTTATAACATGtgtgaaattgatttttaaatcttggAATGATGTAGAATCGAAATCACATATACTCTCTTTTCTACGTGAAGATTGGGAACAATTgattaatgtatttaaaatcattcgttttaaaatgaacttttCTGACCAAATTATACCGTTAGCGGATGGAATTCTTAGAGTTACTGCAGACGTTGAGAATTGTGTGTGCATCACATATGAAGATATGGAccctgaaaataatttttttattccgaTTATATTAACCTTGATGGAAGTTCAAGACATTTTATctaaggaatttttaatttcatacaaattaaaagtattagacaatttgcattttaatgattacattgattttattatgaacactcaattttcgaaggataagttaaaattaattcgagAATTTTGCTTGCAAAATTtatctgaaataaattattacttaatggAATATATTGATATGATTTCATGAGTTTAAACTTACTACTATTAAGAATGTTGACGAATACTtgcgttaaaaaattatatttattttaatttaaacaagtttaaacatgttgaaacaagtGTTGGTGAGGTTCAATGAACTTTACATAACTTTggtgatttaataataaaaactgcttAATTTGCATTTTAGATAACAATAACACCTGCGTGCGAATTGCATCATCCTTCtagaaacttctattacacAAAAACTGCTTGATTTGCATTTTAGATAACAATAACACCTGACGTGCGAATTGCATCATCCTTCtagaaacttctattacacATTTCCCCACCCCCATTATTTTCATACATATAATTACAtgttctaaataatttatttagtatgaCAGCTATTTCCAAGCTAACAGGttacgttttattattattaatctacGAAACAAATCATGTCTCGTCTAAGTCAATTGGGTCAGTGCAATTTCCCAccgaaaaaatcaatttctgcGCTTCAAACAGACACTCCATACCCGATTAAGTGTGCGAAACGGCTTAAAAAGTGTTCTTGGCCGTCCGTGGTACTTGAACTGGAGGCTGGATTCGTAATTTATTTACCAAGACGCATCGCAGAAGATATTACCGACGAAGAAATTATGGAACTTAGCAAAATGTCTATAATTTATAAGGGTGCAAAAGACATTGGTAaaacacaccctgtatatttattagATTTCGTCAAGAAGCTTGAAACGTAAAAACTTTCCGACCGATGACCCTGATGTTCATCtgtattaatataaatgtaattgtattataaaaattatatattcttaaaaattaaataataacaaatgtatttcttaaacacatcattttgttgtttctatTTCACCTTACAGCCATCAATTCAATCcgcttaaattcaattaaataagtaagttttatatatttcttaaacacgcatcttttttgtttgtatttccGTTCAACTGCTAggcttttaatattaaattgaaaaggtTTCGGTGGTTCAGTGGTTTATTGtctttaaagtatttatattTCACCTTGCAGCTATCGGTTCAATTCgcgtaaaattaaattaaattaaataagtctGTATTATATAGTTCGTTAATTTACATCACCACTGAGCCGCCGAAACcttttccttcttttatttaaatgtattttttttcacttacatcatttttgttaatgaaaacgcattaaaaaattttataatttgtattatttttttttactttcttaatattaattatatatatgtatagcaTTTCATTTAGGGCAATTATTCCATTGCTCAGCATTGATTGTAACTTGACACTCCCGCCGGTGAGGTGCATTGCACTTTACTTGGTGATGCGCCGCGCCGATTGTCGTAAGTTGACACTTCCGCCCCGGCGAGGAAAGCATTGTATCGCGTAA of the Onthophagus taurus isolate NC chromosome 10, IU_Otau_3.0, whole genome shotgun sequence genome contains:
- the LOC139431533 gene encoding uncharacterized protein, with product MSTQKLNIYREPIVDNSIAREEVHSYHPSTNSFQNNDIFTIELNQEDVLFSFFESYIRIEGDYKEKLNDPTDTIQLTHNLPTYLFEYIAFEHNGTEIERVREPGLTSLIRTLLQQNEVECKSLEIAGLKWPPEGNLPTVSANKDFTFQIPLSHIFGLFRDYNHVMRGRFKFRFVRSRTDSNCYKSTSKADSSTAEFTVKTVTLLAKHVYPSPSIKMKLLDGLNKNANIPVPFRKWSFYELPSMRKGNKEIWSVTSTTNRGRPQYVIVAFQTNRKDQPNSDCTLFDHLNIIDLKVYLNSYCYPFESMNLEFAKENYVELYKMYTEFQPYIWETSRKQPIMDFASFKKRPLFVVDTTKNNDEEAAPSASCEVRIEIQSGKDFPPDTKAYCILLQESMYTYKPLSGEVSVIIN